The genomic interval aagaagaaagggaaatacaagttaagcaaaagcttacaagatgtgcagtaaaaaccctaaccctaacttcttcctcttgcaatagatccgcctcttgacttggaaagcctccaagaaccttcaagaactggcgatcacgtgcttgtagagagctgtggaggagctggaatgaatcttagaagagctcgtgaagagatgccgaagaccacgctcgccggCTTTaaacgacgcaacggtcggatcccgatcgattcgaatgttcaatcgatcgggaggctggatcgatccacggatcgattcgagcGCCCTGCACAgaagcgcgctggatcgatccacggatcgatccggcgcttatcacgcgcaagagctccgatcgatcggccgatcgatcgggacctggatcgatccacggatcgatccgagcttctgttcactggaagaagcggatcgatccactaatcgatccacggattggatcgatccacggattgatccggcttggttttgcccaaaaccaagtcccaaacctccctaaccaacatccggtcaaccttgactgttggtacatcatgcctcgcatcggtcactcccttgacctgccaggactccccaccagtgtccggtcaatccctttgacccacttggacttttactcgtcgtgcagtatccggtcactccattgacctgcttggacttccaccgatgtccggtcaaccttgacccatccggaCTTCCTTCATTGCCAAGTATCCagcaatcctttgacctacttggacttccaccgatgtccggtcaaccttgacccatccggaCTTCCTTCCtcgccaagtatccaatcaatcctttgacctacttggacttccaccagatgtccgatcatccttgatccatctggatttccttccttgccaagtatccagtcaatcctttgacctacttggacttcccaacaccagatgtccgatcatccttgatccatctggatttccttccttgcctggcttcactcaccaggactttcacctagcttcactcactagggttttccatctgcctagcttcactcactaggactttcacctggcttcactcaccaggatttccacctagcttcactcactagggttttccatctgcctagcttcactcactaggactttcacctggcttcactcaccaggatttccttctgcctagcttcactcactaggactttcacctggcttcactcaccaggacttccttctgcctagcttcactcactaggactttcacctggcttcactcaccaggatttccttctgcctagcttcactcactaggacttccttctgcctaacttgccagttaggacttcccagtcaagtatccagtcaaccttgacctacttgactcttcttcaatcaatatcttattgtcaaacatctaaaccctaaccaagactcagcttggttaaccaggtcaaccttgacctgagggatgttgcaccaacaggtttctccaccttcactcttggattgaaaaggagaagatcttagtaaagcttgattgggtgtgtgcgtgccttggattagtcacctcaaggaggtggagaccaagtaaatcaaggagttagccttgttctcttattgtttttcaatttcatttctttttgtgcttccgctaacgaattgtaggcaACACAttaaagaaaggctattcaccccccctctagccatacgCAAAGGTCCTAacaaacttgaaccaaacacgtacgtttggttgggggttatccttgataaccttggttatttatccaaggttatcaacaaaaattctgtttggtttaggtaatcgatgattctcgAGTAATATTCCATGCTTGACATGTCAACAAAAGAGGCATGCAACCCAAAATTGGAAAACCTcggaaaactgaggtttttcttgatttcaGGGTTAACGAAATatttttacccaaaatatcctcgaataagagaaaaatgtgataaaaaagaaaaatataatgcaaaaaatagaaataaaatagaaaacttaaaaaaaaagtaaaaaaaaaaacgtaaaaaaaataaaaaataataaaaatgggggggggggggaaaaaaaaaaaagggggaaaacgtaaaaaatttaaaaattgtaaaaaataataaaaaaatataaaaaatatatataaaataaatagaaaaacataaaaaatataaaaatataaaaatataaaatttttaaaaaacataaaaaaataaaataaaaaaaaacacatcaaaataaaggaaatcatgaaaaaaaaataataaaaaaagtagaatttaaaataataataataataatatatggttggttttgtaactaagggtaatatagttaAATATTAAACTATGTTATTCATTAAAACattcaaataaataagtttttgttgcattacctattttgaaccaaataacatttgattatattttatttttcataaccttggttatatgattatttgataatcgcataattaaaattatacataataactTTAATCAAATGTGTAGAATTTTGccaagttttttttttggattttctaATAAGCAGCCTAACTAGGTACTTAGATTACCTCGGAAAAAAGATAAATTACGAGATAACTCCACCAAATTTCTAGGGGTGaaagattattttttttcaaaaatatatatccgttaaaattaatttttattttaaatatgttaTCCTCTAATTAACTACAGTCACAAACCTCACCACCTCACCACCTTagattaaattagatttattttattaattgatacGGTAGGTGATCGATCCGatattataaaattttccaaataacaaaaattaaatgAACTCTAGTTtgtaaaattatcatttttttttaatttaaactactttttatatttattttataagaatcaaattatttttataaatttaaattaggcatgtacatttttaaaattattattattattattacttccTCATGCGATGTTCTCTCCCCCACGTGGCATGCTCTTTAAATACGGCCCACCATTGTTTCAGATAAAAACTATGTGAATATAAATGTAAATCAAACGATAACATATTCTCCTGAACCCCCACCACAAAAAGgggaattaataatattaataaatcaaaagaaattaaaaatggcCTCCTCCTCAGATCGCATAATCGCATTTTCTGGTTCACAGATAAGACTAATAAATCGTTAAACCATTACGGATTATATTGACCGACGAATTCCAGTAGACGACACGTGGAGGGCAAGGGAGGCATCTGAATGGGAATTGGATGACCGTACAGTGATCGGCTACGGGATGAGCCGGTGGACATGTTTAATGGATTAACCCAAAATGGGATGGTTTACAGGGGTTTTTAGCAATCGAAGAGAGAGAATGAATTTGAGCGTTTCTTGGAAGGAATTGAGGGGTTGATGCAGCGAATTTGGAGTCCAAATCGCAGTTGGACCTCTCGCTAATCCTCCGATCTCGCCTCTGCTTGATTTGGGACAAAATTTAGTGGAATCGCTATATTTTCTCGGCGATCTTATCGGAGCTCGTGATCCTTAAGCTGAAAGCCAACCGCATCGTCTTCCGAGAGGTGAATTGGATCCGTTCCTGCGCCATTTTGTGCACTGTGGTTTTTCTGATGGTTTTATGGAGTTCTGATTCTTCTCTCCATCTCTTTTGATCCGAGCAAAAATGTTGAACTGTGCAAGGTTTTACGCCTTCCATCATGAACTGAGTTCGTCccctattttattttttctcttcccGTTCTGCTCTCTTGGTTTGCTTTGATGGGGGGAACAATCTGGATTTCTGTATGATTTGGTATTTCGGTAGAATTCAGTGGCTTTCCAATTATTCACGCAGTTTGTCCCAAGAGAAGGAAAAGCTTCAACTTGTGTTTTATATTTCGTCTGTTTCTTGTGGTTTTGGATCTGAAACCTGAATTTCTTCTTTATCGTGGTTCCGTTTGTCTGTGATAATCGTTTCGATCTTCTCATCGTTTTGTTGTCACCGAAATTTGGAATCATTAGCTTCTTCTTTCCTTTTAGTTTACGTGCAGTCATCAACCATTTCAACGATAGTGGGCCTTGGATCATTAAATCCCAATCTTATTTTGTTTCCTGAAATATCCTGAGTTGATCTAGATACATTTCTTAAAGCGTGAGTACGTCTTGCCTGAGATTGCTCTGTTTGCTTTTCATCTGGTGACAGACTGAGGAAACAATGGTGCTTCTCTTTTGAAATTGCTGTCTGGAATTGTGCTGAATCTTTGGAGTATGGTATTTCAGAGCAGGATGGATTGTAGATCCAGTGGTTATCAGGCCCCAGTGGTCCCACATTGTCCCAGATCAGCCAGGGTGTGTTTGTAGTTCCAATTTCTCTTAATTGTTACTTTGAATCGGTATGATTGATCTGACTTTTGCAAGTTTATCAACAGGGAAAGCGCTCCGCGAGAAAGAAGGCTGGTAATCACCAGATGAGTGCAATTGATTTGCTTGCCAATCTAGCAAGCAAATTGTTGTCAGAAAGGGAAAACTTACCGAGACCTTGTTTCAATGACCGTGCATCTTCCCCTGTTGGTGTGGATATGACTGTTGAGCTAGAGAGAATTGGTAGACAGAAGTCCTTAAAATCCGAAGCTTATGATCAGCTAAGTTGTAACGAAGATGAACATTGtcctgaaaattttaataaaaggaagaagacaaatgaCTTGAGCAATCACTCAAAGGCCTTACAAGCCACACCGCTAGGACCTGCTGCTCTCTTTGCAAAGTCTGAAATATTATGTGAGGATGCTATTAGTGAAGAGTCCAAGTTCGTTGGTGAGAATTGCAAAATTGTGCATGGTTTTGATGCTATACAAAAATGTGGCACAAAGATGCTTGATTCTACTACCGTAGAATCACATGAGCTTAATGCAGTCAGGAGCAGGACACCATTCCAAGCTGAAGAAAAAATGGAAAGAGATTTGCACATGAGTTGTGCAATCAATCCAATTAATTTGAATGGGAACAATGCTGTTTTAGTTAGCTCTGATAACAGTTCTGAAGTTCCCTTTGGCAAGGACAAAATTCACCATAAGGTCTGCTTTTCCAAGCAAGAAGATGATATGAGATCCTCTCCAGATAAAGATTCAGAAAATTCATCTGAATGCACTCCATCTGTTATTACAAGTAAGGCTTCTTAGGTTTCAGCACATACGTAAGGACCATAGGATAAGGAAGCTATTTGCATCTATATTGAGGAAAGTAGTTCCCACAGTACTGTAggatggcaataaagctaattacGTTACTttagtgttttttttcttttataccaTGACTTATCAAGCAAATCTATTAACTAGACATAGTTTTATTATTAAGCACACTGTTTCAACAGAACTGCTTCTACAATTGAAATACCATGCAAATTGGCATACATAATTGTTTTTCCTATTGCAGATGTAGGAGGCAAGACTGATTTACCAGGAAAAAGAATGGACTATACACGTCAAAGAACACAGATGTGTTCCTTTGTGAAAAGAAAATTCTTTGAGTACTATTCAGCTTCCACTTCTGATGGAGGGATTTTTTGTGAAGGTGTGTCAAATGATTCAAATAATTGTACTTTGTCAAATAAGTAGTATGAAATCTACATGTTTTGTGTATTTACAGCAAATGATACCTGGTCCTCAACAAAAGCAATAAAATCATGCAATAGCTCTCCAAACTACCATGGAGCAAATGATGCGTGGTCTTCAACAAAAGTAATAAAATCGCGCAATAGTTCTCCAGATTACCATGGTAATTTCTTGAATGTATAAACCATGTGTTTGTTGCTTCTGTTTTATTTTCTGTGTATTTTTAATTCTTAACCGAATATGATTAAGTTTTGATTGTGTTACCTTCTTTACCATTACAtcagttaaacttaggatcaagtCTTTTGAGGTGCCAGAACTTGTTGTAGAGATCCCTGAAACAACTACAGTTGGCTCCTTAAAGGTAATATGGTCTTTTGTACTTAATGATGGCGTTCTTTTTTTATATTGTGTATTTGTCAGATTAATCATGTAGTTTACTGTGCTTACAGTTTAGCTTTAAAGTTTGCTTAAATTCTCTGGTCTTGAATCACCTTTTAAACTAGATGGATCAATAATTATATGATGGATAATATTGATTATTAGCATACTCCCAAGGCATCAATACTTGGGTAATATTGGTTGTAGAAACATAGCTGACTTACCATCTAAATTTTTTGAAACCATTTTCTTTCAATCTCAAACCAGCATAGACACTTGTTTTTTCTTCAATCTCAAACCAACATAGACACTTGTGTGCTTCTGTTGATCTCTTATACAATACATTCAACATGATGTGCGGTGTCTTTCATTTTGTGTGTTCCTAAGTTCGTTGAGCTACACATTTAACATGTTTTCTAATCCTATGGCTGTGCTACTGTGCATTTGTTATGCAGAGGACAGTTCTTGAGGCTGTAAATACTATTCTAGGAGGTGGGTTGCAGCTCGGTGTTCTTCTTCAAGGAAAGAGGGTTACAGATGACAGTAAGACCTTGCACCAGGTTGGGATTTCCCATAGTGATAAATTGGATGGTTTATGCTTTACATTGGAGCCAAATACTAAACATGTTCCGGAGAAACTGACATGCCCCAGAGACCCTCATCTACTAAGTCTCGGCTGTGCAACTGGTTCACCGGATGGGTAAGTGGACTAGGCATTTTATTACCTTTGCTCTTGTATTTGGGAATTTTTCGTATCAGATGTTTGTGCCATCATTGTCATTTATCAACTAGGTTTGTATTCTCGGCTTTCATTTTGTGATGAGTTGACCGGAGTATCACATTTTGCGACTAACGATCATCGTTGTCTATTTGTTTGTGCATTGAATAGATCCCCACCTGCAGCACCCTCTGCTACAGACCAGTTGGGATCTGATGCCACTCAAAAATGTGTAAAGAGCTGTCGTGAGAATGACCATGATTCAGTTCTGTCATCAACAAATGCATCATCACCTGAAAATCAGATTTCTAGTTCACTAGTTCTGGTGGCTGCTCCACCACCACCTGTAAATGCAGAAGCATTGGCCATGGTTCCTCACCGCAGCAAGCCCAAGAGCAAGTCATGTCAAGTTGCTCAACGTCGTGTGCGGAGACCATTCTCTGTTGCCGAAGTAGAAGCCCTGGTTCAGGCAGTGGAAAAGCTTGGGACAGGaaggtttgtttttcttgataCACCTACGATCTTTAGTCAGCTTCCACATGCAGGATTCCTAATGGCTATTCAGTGTTTGTTTGTTCAGGTGGAGAGATGTCAAACTTTGTTCCTTCGAGAACGAAAAGCACCGGACATACGTGGATCTAAAGGTAATTGTTACCTCGCCCTTCACCAGTGAAAATATTTGCATCATACTTTACGTTCTTAAGTTCCAAGATTTAAGATACATTGACGTCGTTTTTGCTAGTAGTATATAACAATGACAATAACAGAGCAAACATTATAGTTCTTGAATCTCTGGAAGAAAAGGCTGGTCTCTTGCAAATCTCATTGAAGTCTTTGATTGACGCAGGATAAATGGAAGACATTGGTACACACAGCCAGGATTTCTCCTCAGCAAAGAAGAGGAGAACCTGTTCCTCAAGGCCTTTTAGACAGGGTTCTCTTAGCCCACGCCTACTGGTCTCAGCAACAATCCAAGCTGCAGGTGAAATCCCTTCATGCAACGGAGACTCTATTGCTCCTCCCTTAAGAGTCTCAACCAAAGAGAATAGAAGCCATTTCTTTCTTgtagataagaaaaaaaaacgtCGATAGATGAATCTGTTTAACCTTCACTTGTTACACACTTACACACCATCATTCTTTCACCACTATCACATCGGGAGGTTCCATAGGAATAAGAAGATAAACAATGGTTTATCTTCTTCCTGGCGTCTACATCATAATTGAGGGAAAGCAATGAGGTCGCTGTCACTTACTAATTAAACAGTAAGCTCTTATTCCTTTAACTCATTCTTGTCCATGGAGTTTAATGTTGTGTCGGGGAAGGAAATGCTAAGTCGTGCACACCTCTTCAATTAGTTGTCCAACTTACCATTCTTTCAATGCTGTATTGTTTACTAAATCCCTTTTTCCTTCAATTTGTATCATTTATTTCATGTAACAATGATTCATTTATAGCACATTCATTTCATGTAATATGTGACTCTTGGAATTCAATATGAGCTGAAGTTCGTAGCTGCTCATCTTTTAgtgttctttcttttcttttcttttcttttccactTTTTCAAATAAACAGTACGAAGaaccctcttttttttttttcttcctgttGTTTATCTTTGCTCATCATTCTTCTCATAAGTGAACAGAGCCTTAAAGATGAAGTCATGCAACATATGATTGGGATCATAGGGCTTATCTTCTTCCTTTGCTAACCCATAAAGCTAAAGCTACCATTTGATATCATTCCTCCATGAGAGTCTTGAAAACAATaaagtttccttttatttttttatgactaCTTTGGCTTTTGAAGTTATGCTTAAAGGTTCTGAACATATATATATGGATCCATTTTGTCTCTGTTTACTGCacatcttttttattattattattattattattattattattattattattcaagcAGCAAGGAAATTAATATATCTCGAGACCAGCAACAAAGCCCTGCAAAAAAACATAAAGTGCATGGAATCTATCTCCCTCCCCGCCTTTTGGTGAATTAATATTCTTCAAAAAGGGTGAAGATGTACGGATTTGCATGTGAAACTAACCCTCAGATTAAACAACTAATGATCATTAACAAAAAAACACCCAATCAAAGCattattcattattttttttttcttttacataAGCCAACTTCTTaggactatatatatatagagagagtatTTTGATATGTTGCAATTCATTCTGGAGCatctagtatttttttaaaaaatattttttaggatttaaaatttagagTATAGTATTAAGCTAAAGAAAGTGCAATAGAAAAAATAACACTAATGCTAAGTGGGTGCTCATAGATGGATGGATGGATGTGCACCATATCACTACTCTCTCTATGTATATAATCCTTTTATTCTACTCACTTATCTATGGGCACCTTATGTGGCAAATTGactcagtatttttttttttttttaaaattaggatTTAGAATTTTAGAGTTTAAAGATGAGATTTTGTCCAAATATTTTCAATTCTAAGGaagtgagattttttttaaaagaaataaccaTAAagtaaaatgagaaaaaaaaataaagttaatgAACAATGCCTATATATTTTCTGCCTAGCCTCAAACATTTTTCTAGATGCGGAAAACCTCTTGAGTTTAACACTCAAGCATTACAATAAGTGAAAAGAAAATGTACTATAAGACTTTAAAAAACAAATACTAGTGTCAATCAACTTAGGGTTTTTGTTTATTAGTCAATATAATTATTTCTTCATCAGTCGACTTAGCCATTAGTCGATGATTGAATCCACACCAATAGACGGCTTAAATTGCAAGCCTTCAAACATTTAAGGTATTGAGTTTCTCAACCATCAGTTAACTAGTCTTTAACACCAGTGAAGTAGCACCTTCAAACCTTGATCCCACCTAAATTGGCATGACCACGTGATTTAATTCCCATCATGTTAGCTATAAGTGaaccgaatatatatatatataggaatgaGATACTGTTCACCTTATGTTGTACACCGTGCACACTtagtgtatattttttttataattttctaaacaCTAAATACTATACTCTAAATCCTAAGGACTAAATCTTAAATTCTAAGCTTTAAAAAATATGCACTAGGTGTACGGGTAGCATATCaaaggatatatatataatcttagcttgaataaaattaataaatttattaagggTAAAATTCATCTAATCAACTAAAGATAATGATTAAGTGGATGCATAAGTTATCAAGGATCAACCAAATGAGATATACCTTTCATATTCAAGCAGTAATACCTAATTAAATTGCAAAAGTAACACATCGAATTAGAAAATTAACCATGAAGAATTGAAACTATTTACGGATATAAACCTATgaattgtttgtttattttataattgcTTGAGCTTTTAGATAATTAATCATCCGATCAATATAAAAATTCTAGGATTTAAAGAATTCTTAATTAGAAAAACATATTGAATTAGAAAATGAACTTTTAGAAAAAGATATAGAATTAGAACGTAttacaaaattaaatatataatttatttatttctaaTAGCTAACTAAGTTTTAGATAACTATATAGATGTTTAGAAAATGAGTTTTGACTAATTCTCATTTCTAACTAACTAATTGAAGATTTTAGTAATgagctaaaaatattttttttaaaaaaaaattgttctttgataaattatcaaatatttatAACAAAATGCTATCAAGATAAGATTTTATGAACTCATAAATATATACTCATGTAACATTCATATTCcttgcatatatttttttttttacataaattacaaattatatatataacaaaCCTACACACACAATATATGAACTTATAGTCATGACTACTCTTGCTAGACTagtctattaattaattaagctGGTTTAAGTCGTTGCAAATTAAGATC from Zingiber officinale cultivar Zhangliang chromosome 6B, Zo_v1.1, whole genome shotgun sequence carries:
- the LOC121988509 gene encoding telomere repeat-binding protein 5-like, with the translated sequence MVFQSRMDCRSSGYQAPVVPHCPRSARGKRSARKKAGNHQMSAIDLLANLASKLLSERENLPRPCFNDRASSPVGVDMTVELERIGRQKSLKSEAYDQLSCNEDEHCPENFNKRKKTNDLSNHSKALQATPLGPAALFAKSEILCEDAISEESKFVGENCKIVHGFDAIQKCGTKMLDSTTVESHELNAVRSRTPFQAEEKMERDLHMSCAINPINLNGNNAVLVSSDNSSEVPFGKDKIHHKVCFSKQEDDMRSSPDKDSENSSECTPSVITNVGGKTDLPGKRMDYTRQRTQMCSFVKRKFFEYYSASTSDGGIFCEANDTWSSTKAIKSCNSSPNYHGANDAWSSTKVIKSRNSSPDYHVKLRIKSFEVPELVVEIPETTTVGSLKRTVLEAVNTILGGGLQLGVLLQGKRVTDDSKTLHQVGISHSDKLDGLCFTLEPNTKHVPEKLTCPRDPHLLSLGCATGSPDGSPPAAPSATDQLGSDATQKCVKSCRENDHDSVLSSTNASSPENQISSSLVLVAAPPPPVNAEALAMVPHRSKPKSKSCQVAQRRVRRPFSVAEVEALVQAVEKLGTGRWRDVKLCSFENEKHRTYVDLKDKWKTLVHTARISPQQRRGEPVPQGLLDRVLLAHAYWSQQQSKLQVKSLHATETLLLLP